The proteins below are encoded in one region of Phenylobacterium zucineum HLK1:
- the flgC gene encoding flagellar basal body rod protein FlgC codes for MTKLGEGGPMAIAAMALRAQQARMRIIAENIANSQTTAATPGGDPYRRQMPIFAPLKLEDGSVSVQLVRTEPDPTAFKKEYSPGHPAADPSGYVTLSNVETLVESLDFKAAQRAYEANLNVIDTSHAMEQSTMRLLQSK; via the coding sequence ATGACCAAGCTTGGTGAAGGCGGTCCGATGGCGATCGCGGCGATGGCGCTCCGCGCCCAGCAGGCGCGGATGCGGATTATCGCGGAGAATATCGCGAACTCTCAGACCACCGCTGCCACCCCGGGCGGCGACCCCTACCGACGCCAGATGCCGATCTTCGCGCCGCTCAAGCTGGAGGATGGGTCCGTGAGCGTCCAGCTGGTCCGGACCGAACCCGATCCGACGGCGTTCAAGAAGGAGTATAGCCCGGGCCATCCGGCCGCAGATCCGAGCGGCTACGTGACGCTCTCGAATGTCGAGACCCTAGTCGAGTCCCTCGACTTCAAGGCGGCGCAGCGCGCCTACGAGGCCAACCTCAACGTCATCGACACCTCCCACGCGATGGAGCAGAGCACCATGCGCCTGCTGCAGTCCAAGTGA
- a CDS encoding lipoprotein translates to MKYLIAAAAALSVLGASAAMAQPYGYGGQQGYYDQQPYYGPQQPYRGQAYDDRGYGAPYGYAQPYTSRGYAYGGPAYNGGHYGARAHNYSYRNDRHVRRDRHHVAPRGRYDRHH, encoded by the coding sequence ATGAAGTACCTCATTGCCGCCGCGGCGGCGCTTTCGGTCCTCGGAGCCTCGGCCGCCATGGCGCAGCCCTACGGCTACGGCGGTCAGCAAGGCTACTACGATCAGCAGCCCTATTACGGCCCGCAGCAGCCCTACCGCGGCCAAGCCTATGACGATCGCGGCTACGGCGCGCCATACGGCTACGCTCAGCCCTATACGAGTCGTGGCTATGCCTATGGGGGTCCAGCCTACAACGGCGGGCACTACGGCGCGCGCGCCCACAACTATAGCTACCGCAACGACCGGCACGTTCGCCGGGACCGCCATCATGTCGCCCCCCGGGGCCGTTACGATCGCCACCACTAA
- a CDS encoding CC0125/CC1285 family lipoprotein produces the protein MTTPKPHALGAKTLVILLSVATLSACATATPYQPNLPRQKASGGYSEQRLEPNRWRVTFAGNSLTSRETVESYLLFRAAELTQAQGYDWFAIADRRTDRQTRSYLQTDPFYGSWYGSHFGHFAPTWRYHGGHGWSTWHPHMGSPFFASRIDVQTIQKFEATAEIVMGRGAKPVDDPTAFDARAVQENLRPRILSPAPE, from the coding sequence ATGACAACGCCTAAGCCACATGCGCTCGGTGCGAAGACGCTCGTCATCCTGCTGAGCGTCGCGACCCTCAGCGCCTGTGCGACGGCGACGCCCTACCAGCCGAACCTCCCGCGCCAGAAGGCCAGCGGCGGATACTCCGAGCAGCGCCTGGAACCGAACCGTTGGCGAGTGACGTTTGCCGGCAACAGCCTGACGTCCCGGGAGACGGTGGAGAGCTACCTCCTGTTCCGGGCGGCTGAACTCACTCAGGCGCAAGGCTACGACTGGTTCGCCATCGCCGATCGCAGAACGGACAGGCAGACCCGCAGCTATTTGCAGACCGACCCATTCTATGGGTCGTGGTACGGGTCTCACTTTGGACACTTCGCGCCGACGTGGCGCTATCATGGAGGCCACGGCTGGAGCACCTGGCATCCTCACATGGGCAGCCCATTCTTCGCCAGCCGCATCGACGTGCAGACCATCCAGAAGTTCGAGGCCACTGCTGAGATCGTCATGGGTCGCGGCGCGAAGCCCGTGGACGATCCGACGGCCTTCGATGCGCGCGCGGTCCAGGAGAACCTCCGCCCCAGAATCCTGAGCCCGGCGCCCGAGTAG
- a CDS encoding cation diffusion facilitator family transporter — protein sequence MGAGHDHAGANTNSRRLAIALALTSTFLIAEVVAGFVFNSLALLSDAAHMFTDAAALAIALAAIRIGSRKPDDRRTFGYRRFEILAAAFNAILLFGVAIYVLVEGIRRILEPEAVQSTGMLIVAILGLVINLVSMRLLSGGKDKSLNVKGAYLEVWADMLGSLGVIVGAVVIRVTGWPWVDPIVAIAIGLWVLPRTWILLRDSTNILLESAPRGVVLAEIRKAIAGTPGVAGVHDLHVWVTGADQTSASAHVVLVDGAEAEDVRLAVSSRLRDDYQLEHITLQTERIPCEDAAIAHL from the coding sequence ATGGGTGCCGGACACGACCACGCGGGCGCGAACACCAACAGCCGTAGGCTGGCGATCGCTTTGGCGCTGACCAGCACCTTCCTGATCGCCGAAGTGGTGGCGGGCTTCGTCTTCAACAGCCTGGCGCTGCTCTCGGACGCGGCGCACATGTTCACCGATGCCGCAGCGCTCGCGATCGCCTTGGCCGCCATTCGGATCGGCTCGCGCAAGCCCGATGATCGCCGCACCTTCGGCTACCGGCGATTCGAGATCCTGGCCGCCGCATTCAACGCGATCCTGCTGTTCGGCGTAGCGATCTATGTGCTGGTCGAGGGGATCCGGCGGATCCTGGAACCCGAGGCGGTGCAATCGACCGGCATGCTGATCGTCGCCATTCTGGGCCTCGTGATCAACTTGGTGTCGATGCGCCTACTATCGGGCGGCAAGGACAAGAGTCTAAACGTGAAGGGCGCCTATCTGGAGGTCTGGGCCGACATGCTCGGCTCGCTCGGCGTCATTGTCGGGGCCGTTGTGATCCGCGTGACCGGTTGGCCGTGGGTCGATCCGATCGTCGCCATCGCGATCGGACTTTGGGTGCTGCCGCGCACCTGGATTCTGCTGCGCGACAGCACGAACATCCTGCTTGAGAGTGCGCCCCGCGGTGTGGTGCTTGCCGAAATCCGCAAGGCGATCGCTGGAACGCCGGGCGTCGCAGGCGTTCATGACCTGCACGTCTGGGTCACTGGTGCGGACCAGACGAGCGCTTCGGCCCACGTGGTGCTGGTGGATGGTGCGGAGGCTGAAGACGTCCGCCTGGCTGTCTCGTCGCGTCTGCGCGACGATTACCAACTCGAACACATCACGCTGCAGACAGAGCGCATCCCCTGTGAGGATGCAGCTATCGCGCACCTGTAG
- a CDS encoding diacylglycerol/lipid kinase family protein has protein sequence MPSDLDLRSLRIGVLLNTSSGSCDSSTRGAVLSVLETAEVEPVQVWDVVGKGVDRALDQATESGLDVMVVLGGDGTIRAAAQRCEAEGPLLMPLPGGTMNMLPKALYGARTWREALTDTLAAPIVQAVHGGQVGGHRFYVAGVFGGASLFAEAREAIRDGDLPAAWEQGVAALKQALGAELRYRFEGKSASKAEAVVVLCPLPPPETDGEVLLEAAAIDVDGAGDAIRLAVMSAFRGWRADETVTLAHLESLEIASSRPIPAILDGERFTLTRSERVTRVRGAFYALKPAPPAWSA, from the coding sequence ATGCCGTCAGACCTCGACCTGCGTTCGCTCCGGATCGGCGTCCTTCTGAACACCTCGAGTGGCAGCTGCGACAGCTCCACCCGCGGCGCCGTCCTCAGCGTCCTGGAGACGGCCGAGGTCGAGCCGGTGCAAGTCTGGGATGTCGTCGGCAAGGGGGTGGATCGAGCTTTGGACCAGGCGACGGAAAGTGGGTTGGACGTAATGGTCGTTCTGGGCGGCGACGGCACCATACGGGCGGCCGCCCAGCGGTGCGAGGCCGAAGGCCCTCTGCTCATGCCACTGCCGGGCGGGACCATGAACATGCTCCCCAAGGCGCTCTACGGCGCCCGTACCTGGCGAGAAGCGCTGACCGACACCCTCGCCGCGCCGATCGTGCAAGCCGTGCATGGCGGGCAGGTGGGGGGCCACCGCTTTTACGTCGCAGGCGTGTTCGGCGGCGCATCCCTCTTCGCCGAAGCCCGCGAGGCTATCCGGGATGGCGATCTGCCCGCCGCGTGGGAACAGGGGGTCGCGGCCCTCAAGCAGGCGCTGGGAGCCGAACTCAGATACCGATTCGAGGGAAAGTCCGCCTCGAAGGCCGAAGCGGTTGTGGTGCTCTGTCCGTTGCCGCCGCCGGAGACTGACGGGGAGGTGCTGCTTGAAGCCGCAGCCATCGATGTCGATGGCGCGGGGGACGCGATCCGTCTGGCGGTGATGTCCGCGTTTCGCGGCTGGCGAGCCGATGAGACCGTCACGCTCGCGCACTTGGAGAGCCTGGAGATCGCCTCCAGCCGGCCGATCCCCGCGATTTTGGACGGGGAGCGGTTTACGCTCACGCGGTCTGAGCGGGTCACGCGGGTTCGCGGGGCCTTCTATGCCTTGAAGCCCGCGCCGCCGGCTTGGTCAGCCTAG
- a CDS encoding SRPBCC family protein, which yields MHAEAHVAVPPERVWALLICFENYPLWTRALALSGKLKPHAPVDYVVPLARPAGPIRRLALPCEVTRLTPGRSLALSFGWGPALYATNSASSWSATGTAAGCATELRLRAS from the coding sequence ATGCACGCCGAGGCGCATGTCGCCGTGCCGCCGGAGCGGGTTTGGGCGCTGCTCATCTGCTTCGAGAACTACCCCTTGTGGACACGCGCCCTGGCGCTGTCCGGCAAGCTGAAGCCCCACGCGCCCGTCGACTATGTCGTTCCGCTCGCTCGCCCGGCCGGACCGATCCGCCGGCTTGCGCTCCCGTGCGAGGTTACGCGCCTGACGCCGGGGCGTAGCCTGGCGCTGTCTTTCGGGTGGGGCCCGGCCTTATACGCTACGAACTCAGCTTCGAGCTGGAGCGCGACGGGGACGGCAGCCGGCTGCGCCACGGAATTGAGGCTCAGAGCTTCTTGA
- a CDS encoding TFIIB-type zinc ribbon-containing protein yields MSDPTPASITPHEGGLLCPACRVDLVMSDRQGVEIDYCPRCRGVWLDRGELDKIIERSAAYEAGSQAAPEPPAARPGYGQPWDGGHSDEYRGGHHGGGRHGGGHGRRRGFLGGLFDD; encoded by the coding sequence GTGAGCGATCCCACCCCTGCTTCGATAACCCCTCATGAAGGGGGCCTGCTTTGCCCCGCGTGTCGCGTGGACCTGGTGATGTCCGACCGACAGGGCGTCGAGATCGACTATTGCCCGCGGTGCCGTGGCGTCTGGCTGGACCGCGGCGAACTGGACAAGATCATCGAACGCAGCGCCGCTTACGAAGCCGGCTCGCAGGCGGCGCCGGAACCGCCGGCGGCGCGGCCTGGATATGGGCAGCCGTGGGATGGCGGGCATTCCGACGAATATCGCGGAGGCCACCATGGCGGGGGTCGCCACGGAGGCGGCCACGGCCGGCGGCGCGGCTTTCTCGGCGGCCTCTTCGACGACTAG